A genomic segment from Amphiprion ocellaris isolate individual 3 ecotype Okinawa chromosome 17, ASM2253959v1, whole genome shotgun sequence encodes:
- the LOC129350955 gene encoding ras association domain-containing protein 1-like — translation MSWGEFIELRDLKSSKEQIELTGSRSPCSPPRLERTNALRISPGKVPDLLSRVGIIRVLSSSQDPQLPEEKGEGHNFQPCSHAQPTWCDLCGDFIWGLYKQSLRCVNCRFTCHYRCRALIQLDCSWERNSAADHTCVVEHAIETDTNVVRTFIFGSTADPAFFNSSNANVVKVTLYFLFMSTSISRACYHVANRHVTVCAT, via the exons ATGTCTTGGGGGGAGTTCATCGAGCTCCGTGACCTGAAGTCCAGCAAAGAGCAGATAGAGCTGACTGGCTCACGTTCACCATGCTCGCCTCCACGCCTGGAGAGAACCAACGCCCTGAGGATCAGCCCGGGCAAAGTCCCGGACCTGCTGAGCCGGGTGGGCATCATCAGAGTCCTGAGCAGCAGCCAGGACCCCCAGCTCCCAGAGGAGAAGGGAGAAGGGCATAACTTCCAACCCTGCAGCCACGCTCAGCCCACGTGGTGCGACCTGTGTGGAGACTTCATCTGGGGCCTTTACAAGCAGAGCCTGCGGTGTGTCA ACTGTAGATTCACATGCCACTACCGCTGTCGTGCCCTGATTCAGTTGGACTGCAGCTGGGAACGAAACTCTGCGGCCGACCACACTTGTGTTGTCGAGCACGCCATAGAAACGGACACAAATGTGGTAAGAACCTTTATATTTGGCAGCACTGCTGACCCAGCATTCTTTAATAGTTCAAATGCAAATGTGGTAAAAGTCACGCTTTACTTTCTTTTTATGTCAACTTCAATATCAAGGGCCTGTTACCACGTAGCAAACAGGCATGTTACAGTGTGTGCTACCTGA